A region from the Rufibacter sp. DG15C genome encodes:
- a CDS encoding GNAT family N-acetyltransferase: MEVLLQCKPFQDFSPFELYDNLRLRSDVFVMEQNCVFLDLDNKDQFCHHVLLYQNGVLEASARIVPPGVSYAEASIGRVVTSKVVRGTGLGKQLMQASIDHCQKLFGPGPIKIGAQVYARKFYENLGFEQAGDVYDEDGIDHIHMIRR; this comes from the coding sequence ATGGAAGTACTACTTCAATGTAAGCCTTTCCAGGATTTTTCGCCGTTTGAGTTATATGACAACTTGCGCCTGCGAAGTGACGTGTTTGTGATGGAGCAAAATTGCGTTTTCCTGGACCTAGACAACAAAGACCAATTTTGCCACCACGTGCTCTTATACCAAAACGGGGTATTAGAGGCTTCGGCTAGGATTGTGCCCCCTGGCGTGAGTTATGCAGAAGCATCTATTGGCCGGGTAGTCACCAGTAAGGTGGTAAGAGGAACAGGCTTGGGCAAGCAACTCATGCAGGCATCAATAGATCACTGCCAGAAACTGTTTGGCCCGGGACCCATTAAAATTGGGGCGCAGGTATATGCCCGCAAATTCTATGAAAACCTAGGCTTTGAACAAGCTGGTGACGTGTACGACGAAGACGGCATTGACCACATTCACATGATTAGGAGATAG
- a CDS encoding phosphoheptose isomerase has translation MTEENQKQQLFQEIEQKLIAQGFAIANQDQTRPWGGFFVIEESQAQQFANTYFDGISVEDLKISGKLSPKILVVAPHKRLSWQYHHRRAEIWQVIQGTVGVVTSATDAEGELQKLTAGDKITLQQGERHRLVGLEDWGILAEIWQHTDAANPSNEEDIVRVQDDFGR, from the coding sequence ATGACCGAGGAGAATCAGAAACAGCAATTGTTTCAAGAGATAGAGCAAAAGCTCATAGCACAAGGGTTTGCCATAGCCAACCAAGACCAGACGCGGCCGTGGGGCGGTTTTTTTGTGATTGAGGAAAGCCAGGCCCAACAGTTTGCCAATACCTACTTTGACGGCATCTCAGTGGAAGACCTTAAGATTTCTGGGAAGCTGAGCCCAAAGATTTTGGTAGTGGCACCTCACAAGCGCCTTTCTTGGCAATACCACCACCGCCGCGCCGAAATCTGGCAAGTCATCCAAGGAACCGTAGGCGTGGTGACCAGTGCCACTGATGCAGAAGGAGAACTGCAGAAACTAACGGCCGGTGATAAAATCACCCTGCAGCAAGGAGAGCGTCATAGGTTGGTAGGATTAGAAGACTGGGGCATTTTAGCCGAAATCTGGCAACATACAGACGCCGCCAATCCATCTAATGAAGAAGATATTGTGCGCGTTCAGGATGATTTTGGGCGATAG
- a CDS encoding RNA polymerase sigma factor: MNETTDEQILSLFRAAGTKDRGFTLLMDRYNTRIYWHIRRLVVSHEDAQDLLQETFINVYKHLHTFTGDSKLYTWLYRVATNECLRLFRERKRFLASFEEINEKLVDTLHDTCAGDSDQILVQLQEAILRLPEKQRLVFNLRYYDELPYEEISKILDSSVSALKTNYHLASSKVKAFMMKEV, from the coding sequence ATGAACGAGACAACAGATGAGCAAATCTTGTCGCTGTTTCGGGCGGCTGGCACCAAAGACAGGGGTTTTACGCTCTTGATGGACCGGTACAACACCAGAATCTACTGGCACATACGGCGGTTGGTGGTCAGCCATGAAGACGCTCAGGACCTGTTACAAGAGACTTTTATTAATGTATACAAACACCTGCACACCTTCACCGGCGACAGCAAATTGTATACATGGCTCTACCGCGTGGCTACCAATGAATGCCTGCGCCTGTTTAGGGAGCGGAAACGGTTTTTGGCCTCTTTTGAGGAAATCAATGAAAAACTGGTAGACACCCTCCATGATACCTGCGCCGGCGACAGTGACCAGATTTTGGTGCAGTTGCAAGAAGCCATTCTTCGGTTACCCGAAAAACAGCGGCTGGTTTTTAACCTGCGCTATTATGATGAGCTGCCTTATGAGGAGATAAGCAAGATTCTGGATAGTTCCGTTTCTGCACTGAAGACCAATTATCACCTGGCTAGCAGCAAGGTCAAGGCATTTATGATGAAGGAAGTATGA
- a CDS encoding DUF4982 domain-containing protein encodes MIHKWLIALLLLTAQVSFAQGRVVTELTDNWRFQKGKNDQAFEVNFNDNGWQKVTVPHDWAIYGPFDKEIDKQVVAIEQNGEKVASEKTGRTGALPYIGEAWYRNEFTLPHYKKGQKVLIVFEGAMSEPKVFVNGQKVGEWAYGYSYFYFDITDQVQEGKKNTLAVQLSNQGQSSRWYPGAGLYRKVQVIVKNQESIDQWGTFVTTPFISKYLAKVNIKTKASGSNVRLFTQILDAQGKTVASDSTSKIFGKEFEQNIAVANPQLWSPETPYLYTAVTKLYAGKELKDEVTTRFGIREISYKPNVGFSLNGKVRKFKGVCLHHDLGPLGAAVNKAALRRQLRILKDMGCDAIRSSHNMPSIEQLELADEMGFMFLAESFDEWAKPKVKNGYNRFFVDYAEKDIINLVHATRNHPSIVMWSSGNEVPDQWGEEGVKRAKWLQDIFHREDPTRPVTVGMDQVKATMASGFGALMDIPGLNYRTHLYEEAYKTFPQGFILGSETASTVSSRGIYKFPVVKGIEKQYPDLQSSSYDLEYCSWSNLPEDDFVLQDDKSWVIGEFVWTGFDYLGEPTPYDDKWPSRSSYFGINDLAGLPKDRFYLYRSRWNTKEGTLHILPHWNWEGREGQTTPVFVYTNYDSAELFINGKSQGIQKKHNATPQNRYRLMWMDVKYEPGTVKVVAFGKDGKPVAERQLKTAGKPYKLVLEADRKEITADGKDLSYVTVSVVDKDGNLCPTATNQLTFSVKGKGTYRAASNGDPTSLEQFHLPTMKLFSGKLVVLVQSTEQEGTMELTVKGKGLQKGKVTLKSVQ; translated from the coding sequence ATGATACATAAATGGTTGATTGCCTTATTGCTTTTGACGGCCCAGGTAAGCTTTGCGCAGGGCAGGGTAGTGACAGAGTTAACAGATAACTGGCGCTTCCAGAAAGGCAAGAACGACCAAGCCTTTGAAGTCAATTTCAATGATAATGGCTGGCAGAAAGTGACGGTGCCCCATGATTGGGCCATCTATGGTCCTTTTGACAAGGAGATAGACAAGCAGGTGGTGGCCATAGAGCAGAACGGTGAGAAAGTGGCCTCTGAGAAAACCGGGCGGACTGGTGCCTTGCCGTACATTGGAGAGGCTTGGTACCGAAACGAATTCACGTTACCGCATTACAAAAAAGGGCAGAAGGTCCTGATAGTTTTTGAAGGCGCCATGAGTGAGCCCAAGGTGTTTGTGAATGGCCAAAAAGTGGGGGAGTGGGCCTACGGCTACAGCTACTTCTATTTTGACATCACGGACCAAGTGCAGGAAGGCAAGAAAAACACGCTGGCCGTGCAACTTAGTAACCAAGGGCAGTCCTCGCGTTGGTACCCGGGCGCGGGTTTGTACCGCAAGGTGCAGGTCATCGTGAAAAATCAGGAAAGCATAGACCAGTGGGGTACGTTTGTGACCACGCCGTTTATCTCCAAATACTTGGCCAAGGTGAACATTAAAACCAAAGCCTCAGGTAGCAATGTGCGGTTGTTTACTCAGATTTTGGACGCCCAAGGCAAAACCGTGGCCAGTGATAGCACCAGCAAAATCTTCGGGAAGGAATTTGAGCAGAACATAGCAGTGGCCAATCCTCAACTCTGGAGCCCCGAGACACCGTATCTGTATACCGCCGTGACCAAGCTGTATGCTGGCAAGGAATTGAAAGACGAGGTCACCACCCGCTTCGGGATTCGGGAAATCAGTTACAAGCCAAATGTGGGCTTCAGCTTGAATGGCAAGGTGCGCAAGTTCAAAGGCGTTTGCCTGCACCATGACCTAGGACCCTTGGGCGCGGCCGTGAACAAAGCTGCCCTGCGCCGTCAGTTGCGAATCTTAAAAGACATGGGCTGTGACGCCATCCGGAGCTCGCACAACATGCCGTCTATTGAACAGTTGGAACTGGCTGATGAGATGGGCTTCATGTTCCTGGCCGAAAGCTTTGATGAATGGGCCAAACCGAAGGTGAAAAACGGCTACAACCGCTTCTTTGTAGACTACGCCGAAAAAGACATTATCAACCTGGTGCACGCCACGCGCAATCACCCGTCTATTGTGATGTGGAGTTCGGGCAATGAGGTGCCCGACCAATGGGGCGAAGAAGGCGTGAAGCGGGCCAAATGGTTGCAGGACATCTTCCACAGAGAAGACCCTACACGCCCGGTGACGGTGGGCATGGACCAGGTGAAAGCGACCATGGCCTCTGGATTTGGTGCCTTAATGGACATTCCGGGGCTCAACTACCGCACGCATTTATATGAGGAGGCGTACAAGACCTTTCCGCAGGGCTTTATCTTAGGCTCAGAGACGGCCTCTACGGTAAGTTCAAGGGGAATTTACAAGTTTCCGGTGGTAAAAGGGATTGAGAAGCAGTACCCAGATTTGCAAAGTTCATCCTATGACTTAGAATACTGCTCCTGGTCTAACCTACCCGAGGATGACTTTGTCTTGCAGGATGACAAGTCTTGGGTGATTGGCGAGTTTGTCTGGACCGGCTTTGACTATTTAGGAGAACCAACGCCCTATGATGACAAGTGGCCATCACGGAGCTCCTACTTTGGTATCAACGACTTGGCTGGTCTGCCTAAGGACCGGTTCTACCTGTACCGGAGCCGTTGGAATACCAAAGAGGGAACCCTCCATATTTTACCGCACTGGAACTGGGAAGGCAGAGAAGGGCAGACCACACCCGTTTTTGTCTACACCAACTATGATAGCGCTGAGCTTTTCATCAACGGAAAGAGCCAAGGCATCCAGAAGAAGCACAATGCCACACCCCAGAACCGGTACCGCCTCATGTGGATGGACGTGAAATACGAGCCGGGTACGGTCAAGGTAGTCGCCTTCGGGAAGGATGGCAAGCCAGTAGCCGAAAGACAATTGAAGACTGCTGGCAAGCCGTACAAGCTTGTTTTGGAGGCAGACCGCAAAGAAATTACCGCAGACGGCAAGGACTTGTCTTATGTAACCGTTTCTGTGGTAGACAAAGACGGGAACCTGTGCCCGACTGCTACCAACCAGCTGACCTTCTCTGTAAAAGGCAAAGGCACTTACCGCGCAGCCAGCAACGGCGACCCAACGTCCTTAGAGCAGTTCCATCTGCCTACTATGAAGCTGTTCAGCGGAAAACTGGTAGTGTTGGTGCAGTCTACTGAACAGGAAGGAACCATGGAGTTGACCGTGAAAGGCAAAGGATTGCAAAAAGGGAAGGTCACGTTGAAATCCGTACAGTAA
- a CDS encoding universal stress protein codes for MKTILTPTDFSPNALNAIAYAAQLASEVRGKLILVHALPFPTGIAPAEVGVINPQVALKEAYLHELEKLSKTLRLENGFRFEVETFCEEGPLYQCLGKLAVQYQVDMIVMGTKGATGLLQKLVGTNALTIMQQVHCPVLVVPATAKYTGLQKVAYASDFEKEEQVFLQQLFPLVAPFQPEIDVLNVQAEEQLNIVADGQVIQEIATQHTNLAVQIKQVKAASVLAGIKQYTRENPVQLLAVAIEKRNWLEALFHHSVSAQLAFGSNLPLLALPQTPYKLAKKPTAKAQTATASAIPSI; via the coding sequence ATGAAAACCATCCTTACGCCCACCGACTTCTCTCCCAATGCCCTTAACGCCATTGCCTATGCTGCTCAGCTTGCTTCTGAGGTGAGAGGAAAATTGATCTTGGTCCATGCGCTTCCGTTCCCAACGGGCATCGCTCCCGCCGAAGTAGGCGTTATCAACCCGCAGGTGGCCTTGAAAGAAGCGTACCTGCATGAACTGGAAAAACTGTCTAAGACCCTGCGTCTGGAGAATGGCTTCAGGTTTGAGGTGGAGACGTTTTGTGAGGAAGGCCCATTGTACCAATGCTTGGGCAAACTGGCCGTGCAGTACCAAGTAGACATGATTGTGATGGGCACCAAAGGTGCTACTGGGCTATTGCAAAAACTGGTGGGCACCAACGCCTTGACTATTATGCAACAGGTACACTGCCCGGTGCTGGTGGTTCCGGCCACGGCTAAATACACTGGTCTGCAAAAGGTAGCCTATGCTTCTGATTTTGAGAAAGAAGAGCAAGTATTCTTGCAACAGCTTTTCCCGTTGGTGGCTCCGTTCCAACCAGAGATTGACGTTTTAAACGTGCAAGCCGAAGAGCAGTTGAACATTGTAGCAGACGGGCAGGTCATTCAAGAGATTGCCACGCAGCACACCAACCTGGCAGTGCAGATCAAGCAAGTGAAAGCCGCTTCTGTTCTGGCAGGCATTAAACAATACACCCGCGAAAACCCGGTGCAACTGCTGGCGGTAGCCATTGAGAAACGCAATTGGTTAGAGGCCCTTTTCCACCACAGCGTTTCTGCGCAATTGGCCTTTGGCAGCAACCTTCCTCTGTTAGCATTGCCGCAGACCCCTTATAAACTAGCAAAAAAACCAACGGCCAAAGCCCAAACCGCCACGGCTTCGGCTATACCGTCAATTTAA